A window of Formosa sp. Hel1_31_208 contains these coding sequences:
- a CDS encoding ABC transporter ATP-binding protein codes for MIEVKNVHKSFGDAHILKGISTVFENGKTSLVIGQSGSGKTVFLKCLLGLFEPEEGTISYDGKIYSELTYAQKRDLRGDMGMVFQGSALFDSMTIQENVMFPLQMFTKMSKSEMEDRADFVLKRVNLDGAHHKMPSEASGGMQKRVAIARAIVNNPKYLFCDEPNSGLDPKTAIVIDNLIQEITDEYNITTVINSHDMNSVMEIGEKIVFLKDGFKAWEGSKETIFKTDNDAVTSFVYSSELFKKVRKMYLDENE; via the coding sequence ATGATAGAAGTGAAAAATGTACATAAGTCCTTCGGAGATGCTCATATTTTAAAAGGCATATCGACGGTTTTTGAAAATGGCAAAACGAGTTTAGTCATTGGTCAGAGTGGTTCTGGTAAAACTGTATTTTTAAAATGTCTTTTAGGATTGTTCGAGCCTGAAGAAGGCACAATTTCTTATGACGGAAAAATATATTCTGAATTAACCTATGCCCAAAAACGTGACTTAAGAGGCGATATGGGCATGGTATTTCAAGGTAGTGCGCTTTTTGATTCTATGACCATTCAAGAAAATGTGATGTTCCCTTTACAGATGTTTACCAAAATGAGTAAAAGTGAAATGGAGGATCGTGCCGACTTTGTCCTGAAACGAGTTAACCTAGATGGTGCGCATCATAAAATGCCGAGTGAAGCTTCTGGTGGTATGCAGAAACGTGTTGCTATTGCGCGAGCCATTGTAAACAATCCGAAATATCTCTTTTGTGACGAACCTAATTCTGGATTAGATCCTAAGACTGCCATTGTGATTGACAATCTAATTCAAGAGATTACCGATGAATATAATATCACCACGGTGATTAACTCTCATGATATGAATTCTGTTATGGAAATAGGCGAAAAAATCGTATTTCTAAAAGATGGATTTAAGGCTTGGGAAGGCTCAAAAGAGACGATATTCAAAACTGACAACGACGCTGTTACCAGTTTTGTATACTCTTCAGAATTATTCAAAAAAGTGCGTAAAATGTACTTAGATGAAAATGAATAA
- a CDS encoding ABC transporter permease produces MKYLHNIGAYFLMIAEMFRKPTRWSVMRTLILKDIDDLIIGSLGIVAFISFFVGGVVTIQTALNISNPLIPKYLIGFATRQSVILEFAPTFISIIMAGKVGSFITSSIGTMRVTEQIDALEVMGINSLNYLVFPKFIALMLYPFVISIAMFLGILGGMAAAVYGGFGTLEDYVTGVQTDFIPFHIIYAFIKTFVFAFILATIPSYYGYYMKGGALEVGKASTTSFVWTSVVIILLNYILTQLLLS; encoded by the coding sequence ATGAAATACCTCCATAATATTGGTGCTTACTTTTTAATGATTGCCGAAATGTTTCGAAAGCCCACCCGATGGTCGGTGATGCGCACTCTCATTTTAAAGGACATCGATGACCTTATCATAGGGTCTTTGGGTATTGTAGCCTTCATATCATTTTTTGTTGGAGGTGTTGTAACGATTCAAACGGCTTTAAATATTAGTAACCCATTGATTCCAAAATATCTTATCGGGTTTGCTACACGGCAATCTGTTATTTTAGAATTTGCACCTACATTTATCTCCATTATTATGGCGGGTAAAGTAGGGTCATTCATTACATCAAGTATCGGAACCATGCGTGTCACAGAGCAAATTGATGCGTTGGAAGTGATGGGTATTAACTCACTGAACTATCTTGTATTTCCCAAGTTTATTGCCTTGATGCTTTATCCTTTTGTAATCTCCATTGCCATGTTTTTAGGGATTTTAGGAGGAATGGCCGCAGCCGTCTATGGTGGTTTTGGCACGCTTGAAGACTATGTCACTGGAGTTCAAACTGATTTTATTCCTTTTCATATCATATATGCCTTTATAAAAACTTTTGTATTTGCTTTTATTTTAGCCACAATACCGTCCTATTATGGTTACTATATGAAAGGTGGTGCCCTAGAAGTGGGTAAAGCAAGTACCACTTCATTTGTTTGGACTAGTGTGGTTATCATTCTTTTAAATTATATATTAACGCAACTCTTACTAAGCTAA
- the pafA gene encoding alkaline phosphatase PafA: MCKQTITLFLFLFFVTFSYSQKEIVTTINEVLNDDYQETNPKLVVGIVIDQMRYDYLTRFFKKYGEGGFKRMMTEGFNCKNHHFNYIPTKTGPGHASIFTGTTPKYHGIIANNWFDEKLKRNVNCIEDNSVEPLGTLSKDGIKSPAQMLVSTFADENRLFTQMKGKTIGISVKHRGAILPSGHTANAAYWWDYDHNGTGNWITSTFYMKSLPQWVNEFNASGRAESYFKTWDTLLDMASYEESGTDSNTYERIFKGETLSEFPHELAQLKNENEGFKIIANSPFGNSLTTDFTLKAIEAENLGQDAITDVLTISYSSTDKVGHDFGPNSKEIEDTYLRLDLELERLFNGLDQMVGRGEYTVFLTSDHGAPHVPSYLEDQKIPSGLFDLDAMLKEVNTLLFAKYQVTDLALSSTNNQMYLDHEKIEKENIDLQELKTVVSRKLLSYRLINNVVMTSEINRLPEASGYHEVMLYNGHNQKRSGDIVFTFNPEVFKDAQWNRTGTDHHSGYNYDTHVPLLFFGKGIKHGETLKRTHVIDIAPTISALLGISFPNASIGQPLEFVID; the protein is encoded by the coding sequence ATGTGTAAACAAACTATAACGTTATTCCTTTTTCTCTTTTTTGTGACTTTCTCTTATTCCCAAAAGGAGATTGTGACTACAATAAATGAAGTTTTAAATGATGACTATCAAGAAACCAATCCTAAATTAGTCGTTGGGATTGTTATAGATCAAATGCGTTATGACTATCTCACACGATTTTTTAAGAAATATGGGGAGGGCGGATTTAAGCGCATGATGACTGAAGGTTTTAATTGTAAGAACCATCACTTCAATTATATACCAACAAAAACGGGGCCTGGTCACGCATCTATTTTTACAGGTACTACTCCAAAGTATCATGGAATTATAGCTAATAATTGGTTTGATGAAAAATTAAAAAGAAATGTAAATTGTATTGAAGACAATTCAGTAGAACCCTTAGGGACACTGAGTAAAGACGGTATAAAATCTCCTGCTCAAATGCTGGTCTCTACATTTGCTGACGAAAACCGTTTGTTTACTCAAATGAAAGGGAAAACAATAGGCATATCTGTAAAGCATAGAGGTGCAATTTTACCCTCAGGGCATACAGCCAATGCTGCGTATTGGTGGGATTATGATCACAATGGAACAGGTAATTGGATAACAAGCACGTTTTATATGAAGTCATTGCCGCAGTGGGTGAATGAGTTTAATGCATCTGGAAGAGCTGAGAGTTACTTTAAAACATGGGATACTTTACTTGATATGGCATCTTATGAAGAAAGTGGGACCGACTCAAATACCTATGAACGCATTTTTAAAGGAGAAACCCTATCTGAGTTTCCTCATGAATTAGCACAATTAAAAAACGAAAATGAAGGTTTTAAAATTATAGCAAATTCTCCCTTTGGTAATAGCCTGACTACTGATTTCACTTTAAAGGCGATTGAAGCGGAAAACTTAGGACAAGATGCTATTACTGATGTCTTAACTATAAGTTACTCAAGTACCGATAAGGTTGGTCATGATTTCGGACCAAATTCTAAAGAAATTGAAGACACGTATTTGCGCTTAGATCTTGAGCTAGAGCGGTTATTTAATGGCTTGGACCAAATGGTTGGTCGGGGAGAATACACTGTTTTTTTAACTTCCGATCATGGCGCACCTCATGTACCTTCTTATTTAGAAGATCAAAAAATCCCATCTGGATTGTTTGATTTGGATGCTATGTTAAAGGAAGTGAATACCTTATTATTTGCAAAATATCAAGTAACAGATTTGGCATTAAGCAGCACAAATAATCAGATGTATTTGGATCATGAAAAAATTGAAAAAGAAAATATAGATTTACAAGAATTAAAGACAGTGGTGTCTCGTAAATTATTGTCATATCGCCTTATAAATAATGTTGTGATGACCTCAGAAATTAATCGATTACCTGAAGCATCAGGATATCATGAAGTAATGCTTTATAATGGTCATAATCAAAAACGATCTGGAGACATTGTGTTTACATTTAATCCAGAAGTATTTAAAGATGCACAATGGAATAGAACAGGAACCGACCATCATTCAGGATATAATTATGATACACATGTTCCCCTTTTGTTTTTTGGGAAAGGGATAAAACATGGAGAGACTTTAAAGCGAACACATGTTATAGATATTGCTCCAACCATCTCTGCACTTTTAGGAATTAGTTTCCCAAATGCATCCATAGGACAACCCTTAGAGTTTGTAATTGATTAA
- a CDS encoding DNA/RNA non-specific endonuclease — translation MTKKTLYSLIAIVIIIGVFGYEYILKAQESANSIEKGETAKSETNAYFLPTSTTGQIVHHTGYSLSYSEPHEQAEWVAYELKQSHLSKSNFKRPYFEIDQTVKTGAAHWRNYKKSGYDRGHLCPAADRKYSQEAHDETFLTSNISPQRSDFNAGIWNTLEQKVRYWARKYDGVFVVTGGVLEGHLKSIGEEEVSIPEQFYKILIDSNTGKTKMIAFLMPHQNSRQPLYEFVVSVDEIEQLTGIDFFATLDDSIENKLEASSSYKEWSFN, via the coding sequence ATGACTAAAAAAACTCTTTATTCTCTAATAGCAATAGTTATTATTATTGGTGTTTTTGGCTATGAATACATCTTGAAAGCACAAGAATCTGCGAATAGTATTGAAAAAGGGGAGACCGCTAAATCTGAGACCAACGCATATTTTCTTCCAACAAGTACCACAGGACAAATTGTACACCACACAGGGTATTCATTATCCTATAGTGAACCTCACGAACAAGCAGAATGGGTGGCTTATGAATTGAAACAATCGCACTTATCAAAGTCTAATTTTAAACGACCATATTTTGAAATAGATCAAACTGTGAAAACAGGGGCTGCACATTGGCGTAACTATAAAAAATCTGGCTATGATCGTGGGCATTTATGTCCTGCAGCTGATCGTAAGTATAGCCAAGAAGCGCATGATGAAACATTTTTAACCAGTAATATAAGTCCGCAACGCTCTGATTTTAATGCGGGTATTTGGAATACTTTAGAGCAGAAAGTGCGCTATTGGGCTAGAAAATATGATGGTGTTTTTGTGGTCACTGGTGGTGTTTTAGAAGGTCATCTAAAATCTATAGGTGAAGAAGAGGTGAGTATTCCAGAACAATTCTATAAAATCCTTATTGATTCTAATACAGGCAAGACAAAAATGATTGCTTTCTTAATGCCCCATCAAAATTCAAGACAACCTTTGTATGAATTCGTTGTGTCAGTAGATGAGATAGAGCAGCTTACAGGTATTGATTTTTTTGCCACATTAGATGATAGTATCGAAAATAAATTAGAGGCTTCTAGTAGCTATAAAGAATGGAGTTTTAATTAA
- a CDS encoding glycosyltransferase family 2 protein codes for MNFYIIIPAHNEADVISQTLTSLITQTLPAKQIVVVNDNSSDHTKHIVNTFVDKYPNVSLVNTISSDAHLPGSKIINAFYKGLEQLDDDYDIICKFDADLIFPKNYLEQLAIHFNTNAQLGMAAGFCYIKNNNQWILENLTRKDHIRGALKAYRKQCFLDIGKLKPSMGWDTVDELLAKYYGWELKTDETLQVKHLKPTGISYNKASKYMQGEAMYKMRYGLIITLISALKLAYKKKSLNLFADYMAGYFRGKRQNLEQLVTKEQGHYIRQLRWKGIKGKLK; via the coding sequence TTGAATTTCTACATCATCATTCCAGCACATAATGAAGCCGATGTGATATCACAGACCTTAACGTCTTTGATAACGCAAACCTTGCCGGCAAAACAAATTGTGGTCGTGAATGATAACTCTTCTGATCATACAAAGCATATTGTCAATACGTTCGTTGATAAGTACCCTAATGTATCTCTTGTGAATACAATTAGTTCAGATGCCCATTTACCCGGATCAAAAATTATCAATGCATTTTATAAAGGACTTGAGCAACTCGACGACGATTACGATATTATCTGTAAATTCGATGCTGATCTCATTTTTCCTAAGAATTATTTAGAGCAATTAGCAATTCATTTTAACACCAATGCACAATTAGGAATGGCCGCAGGTTTCTGCTATATCAAAAATAATAATCAGTGGATCTTAGAGAATTTAACACGCAAAGATCATATTCGTGGCGCTTTAAAAGCTTATAGAAAACAATGCTTTTTAGATATTGGGAAACTCAAACCATCAATGGGTTGGGATACGGTTGATGAACTCTTAGCAAAATACTACGGCTGGGAACTAAAAACAGATGAAACACTTCAAGTAAAACATCTAAAACCTACTGGCATCAGCTACAACAAAGCATCTAAATACATGCAAGGTGAAGCCATGTATAAAATGCGTTACGGCTTAATTATTACATTGATTTCAGCATTAAAATTAGCTTATAAAAAGAAAAGTTTGAATTTATTTGCTGACTATATGGCTGGATATTTTAGAGGAAAACGTCAAAATTTAGAACAACTAGTTACTAAAGAGCAAGGCCATTATATTAGACAACTACGTTGGAAAGGGATTAAAGGAAAATTAAAATAA
- a CDS encoding methyltransferase, which translates to MYEKTFPNKRFKHTVQFLKSHIETTSVILDLGIKNPLSDMLKSEGYDVTNTTGIDLDLDTSEIENSNANVVTAFEIFEHLLSPFTVLKSIKADKLVASIPLKLWFASAYRSKTDMRDRHYHEFEDWQFDWLLEKSGWRIIASEKWTNPTRKIGLRPLLRWFTPRYYIVYAERISE; encoded by the coding sequence ATGTACGAAAAGACCTTTCCGAATAAACGGTTTAAACATACCGTACAGTTTTTAAAGTCTCATATTGAAACTACATCTGTTATTTTAGATTTAGGTATCAAAAACCCGTTATCTGACATGTTAAAATCAGAGGGCTATGATGTAACGAATACAACAGGTATTGATTTAGATCTTGATACTTCGGAAATTGAAAATTCTAACGCTAATGTCGTAACAGCATTTGAAATCTTTGAACACTTACTGTCACCATTTACAGTTTTAAAATCAATTAAAGCTGATAAACTTGTGGCTAGTATACCACTTAAACTTTGGTTTGCTTCTGCTTATAGAAGCAAAACAGATATGAGAGATCGACACTATCATGAATTTGAAGATTGGCAGTTTGATTGGCTACTAGAAAAATCAGGCTGGCGAATTATAGCTTCAGAAAAATGGACAAACCCAACACGAAAAATTGGTCTACGTCCTCTACTTCGCTGGTTTACTCCAAGATATTATATTGTTTATGCCGAGCGTATTTCAGAATAA
- the proC gene encoding pyrroline-5-carboxylate reductase encodes MNSTIAILGGGNLGQAIASGLLSENFNPSDIAITRHKTGLLQSFQDQGVYINSNNIEAVSNAQIVIIAVKPYRIADVLQEVNSVLTNDKLLISVVSDFSIAQINSELTHHPVVFRAMPNTASSVNESMTCIASHNASEEDTNKVKDIFNALGETVVINEQLMDAATVLGACGIAYVLRFIRGMIQGGIEIGFDAQTATQIATQTVKGASELLLQKGNHPEAEIDKVTTPKGCTIAGLNEMEHQGFSSALIKGIKTSFDNISD; translated from the coding sequence ATGAATTCAACTATTGCCATATTAGGAGGAGGAAATCTTGGTCAAGCGATTGCCTCAGGTTTACTCAGTGAAAATTTCAATCCTTCTGATATCGCGATAACGCGACATAAAACGGGACTACTTCAATCATTTCAAGACCAAGGCGTTTACATTAATTCCAATAATATCGAAGCGGTATCAAATGCACAAATCGTCATTATTGCTGTAAAACCGTATCGTATTGCCGACGTGTTGCAAGAAGTGAATTCTGTTTTAACTAACGATAAGTTATTAATCTCTGTAGTTAGTGACTTTTCAATAGCTCAAATTAATTCAGAACTCACACATCATCCAGTTGTTTTCCGTGCAATGCCAAACACAGCATCATCGGTAAATGAATCCATGACCTGTATTGCGTCTCATAATGCTTCAGAAGAAGACACCAATAAGGTAAAGGATATTTTTAATGCCCTTGGAGAAACTGTTGTAATCAACGAACAACTGATGGACGCAGCTACTGTGCTAGGTGCATGCGGTATTGCTTACGTCTTACGATTTATAAGAGGGATGATACAAGGTGGTATTGAAATTGGATTCGATGCTCAAACAGCCACTCAAATAGCAACGCAAACGGTAAAAGGCGCTAGTGAACTTCTGTTGCAAAAAGGAAACCATCCTGAAGCAGAAATTGACAAAGTCACAACACCTAAAGGCTGTACAATTGCTGGTCTGAATGAAATGGAACACCAAGGATTTAGTTCTGCCTTAATCAAAGGCATTAAGACCTCTTTTGATAATATTTCAGATTAA
- a CDS encoding 3-oxoacyl-ACP synthase III family protein, translating to MSIKITGTGSYIPSEVEKNEDFHQHEFLNADGSTIDYPNEVIVDKFKAITGIVERRYADPQLTSSDLGFLAAQKAIEDANIDPEKLDYIICAHNFGDVKANTVQSDILPCLASRVKHRLRIKNPKCVAYDILFGCPGWLEGVIQAQAYIKAGMAKKCLVIGSETLSRVVDKHDRDSMIYSDGAGATVIELTDEEGGILAHETASFTYDEAYYLYFGSSNNQELNRDTRYIKMHGRKIYEFALNNVPLAMKSCLEKSGKDIKDVKKVLIHQANEKMDEAIIKRFYRLYKTAVPDGVMPMSIHKLGNSSVATVPTLFDLIVKNKFENQSIEKGDVILFASVGAGMHINAIVYQY from the coding sequence ATGTCGATTAAGATAACAGGAACTGGTAGTTATATACCGAGTGAAGTTGAAAAAAATGAAGATTTTCATCAGCATGAGTTTTTAAATGCTGATGGCAGTACTATCGACTATCCCAACGAAGTGATAGTGGATAAATTTAAGGCTATTACTGGTATTGTGGAACGCCGTTATGCTGACCCACAATTAACATCTTCTGATCTCGGATTTTTAGCTGCGCAAAAAGCCATTGAAGATGCGAATATCGATCCCGAAAAGCTTGATTATATCATCTGTGCTCATAATTTTGGCGACGTAAAAGCCAATACGGTACAATCGGATATTTTACCTTGTCTTGCGTCACGGGTTAAACATCGCTTGAGAATTAAAAACCCAAAATGTGTGGCTTATGACATTCTTTTTGGATGCCCAGGTTGGCTTGAAGGGGTGATCCAAGCTCAAGCTTATATAAAAGCAGGAATGGCAAAAAAGTGTTTAGTCATTGGAAGCGAAACCTTATCGCGTGTAGTAGATAAGCATGATAGAGATTCTATGATTTATAGTGACGGTGCAGGCGCAACAGTCATTGAGTTAACTGATGAAGAAGGTGGTATCTTAGCACACGAAACAGCGTCATTTACTTATGACGAAGCGTATTATTTATACTTTGGAAGTTCGAACAACCAAGAACTAAATCGCGATACGAGATACATTAAAATGCACGGGCGTAAAATTTATGAATTTGCGCTTAACAATGTTCCTTTAGCGATGAAATCATGTCTAGAAAAGAGTGGAAAGGATATTAAAGACGTTAAAAAAGTATTGATTCATCAAGCCAATGAAAAAATGGACGAAGCAATCATCAAACGCTTTTACCGTTTATATAAAACTGCAGTTCCAGATGGTGTTATGCCAATGAGCATTCATAAGCTAGGGAATAGCTCAGTAGCTACCGTACCAACACTTTTTGATTTAATTGTGAAGAATAAATTTGAAAATCAATCCATTGAGAAAGGTGATGTTATTCTTTTTGCTAGCGTTGGCGCAGGAATGCATATTAACGCCATTGTTTACCAATATTAA
- the gcvP gene encoding aminomethyl-transferring glycine dehydrogenase produces MNTADFSLRHIGPRAADQKQMLDTIGVDSMEQLIHETIPNGIRLDSDLDLEAPMSEHEYLLHIYELSKKNKVFKTYIGLGYHPTILPAVIQRNILENPGWYTAYTPYQAEIAQGRLEALLNFQTMITDLTGMEIANASLLDESTAAAEAMSLLFAVRERDQKKAGINKFFVSENILPQTLSLLQTRATPIGIELVIGKEEDFDFSESYFAAILQYPGKYGQVTDIKSFIEKANASNIKVAVAADIMSLVKLEAPGKFGADVVVGTTQRFGIPMGYGGPHAAYFATKKAYKRDLPGRIIGVTKDTNGHRALRMALQTREQHIKRDKATSNICTAQVLLAVMAGMYAVYHGPKGLEQIANDIHNKTVSLSNTLKTLGFQQSNTSFFDTLHIQADAKAIKIDAESHKINFFYPNENEVVLSLNETTTVDDLNAIVSIFAKSINTNTSEIETISEANVITPNLKRQSTFLQEPIFNSHHSETELMRYIKLLERKDLALNHSMISLGSCTMKLNAASEMLPLSWFKWGNIHPFVPIAQAQGYQIVLKELEDQLTEITGFAGTSLQPNSGAQGEFAGLMVIRAYHESRGDHHRNICIIPSSAHGTNPASAVMAGMKVVVTKSTEEGNIDVDDLREKAELHAANLSALMVTYPSTHGVYESAIKEITQIIHDNGGQVYMDGANMNAQVGLTHPGNIGADVCHLNLHKTFAIPHGGGGPGVGPICVAKQLVPFLPSNPLIKTGGDQAITAISAAPFGSSLACLISYGYIKMLGATGLKRATEVAILNANYIKKRLEGAFETLYSGERGRAAHEMIIDCRPFKAHGIEVVDIAKRLMDYGFHAPTVSFPVAGTMMIEPTESESKDEMDRFCDAMISIRHEIERISKEDDNNILKNAPHTLSMITDDEWLLPYTRQQAAFPLDYVRDNKFWPSVRRVDDAYGDRNLICTCAPIEMYMEA; encoded by the coding sequence ATGAATACAGCAGATTTTTCACTACGTCATATTGGTCCGAGAGCAGCGGATCAAAAGCAAATGTTAGATACAATTGGTGTAGATTCAATGGAGCAATTGATCCATGAAACTATCCCGAATGGAATTCGTTTAGATTCAGATCTTGATCTGGAGGCACCAATGAGCGAACATGAATATTTGCTACATATTTATGAGTTATCTAAAAAGAATAAAGTTTTTAAAACTTATATCGGCTTAGGTTATCACCCAACCATTTTACCTGCGGTGATTCAGCGTAATATTTTAGAAAACCCAGGGTGGTATACAGCTTACACGCCTTATCAAGCTGAAATTGCTCAAGGACGATTAGAAGCATTACTAAATTTCCAAACCATGATCACTGATCTTACAGGAATGGAAATCGCTAATGCTTCACTTTTAGATGAAAGCACTGCGGCAGCTGAAGCCATGAGCTTGTTGTTTGCTGTTCGTGAACGCGACCAGAAAAAAGCTGGGATTAATAAATTTTTTGTCTCTGAAAATATACTTCCTCAAACCTTATCATTATTACAAACGAGGGCGACTCCAATAGGTATTGAGCTCGTTATCGGTAAAGAAGAAGACTTTGATTTCTCTGAATCGTATTTTGCTGCCATTCTACAATATCCAGGAAAATATGGTCAGGTGACCGATATCAAGTCCTTTATTGAAAAAGCTAATGCCTCTAACATCAAAGTAGCTGTTGCTGCAGATATCATGAGCTTAGTTAAACTCGAGGCTCCAGGAAAATTTGGTGCTGATGTGGTGGTGGGAACTACTCAACGTTTTGGTATCCCAATGGGGTATGGCGGACCACACGCTGCATATTTTGCAACAAAGAAGGCCTATAAACGAGATCTTCCTGGCCGTATTATCGGTGTTACTAAAGATACCAATGGCCATAGAGCATTGCGTATGGCATTGCAAACTCGAGAACAGCATATTAAAAGAGATAAAGCAACCTCAAATATCTGCACTGCTCAAGTGCTTCTCGCTGTTATGGCTGGAATGTATGCTGTATATCATGGTCCAAAAGGATTAGAGCAGATTGCTAATGACATACATAACAAAACGGTTAGCTTATCCAACACACTTAAAACATTAGGTTTCCAACAAAGTAATACATCATTCTTCGACACCTTGCATATCCAAGCTGATGCTAAAGCCATAAAGATTGATGCCGAAAGCCATAAGATAAACTTCTTTTATCCAAACGAAAATGAAGTGGTATTATCACTTAATGAGACTACGACTGTTGATGATTTAAATGCAATTGTTTCCATATTTGCCAAAAGCATAAACACTAATACCTCCGAAATTGAGACTATTTCTGAAGCTAATGTGATTACCCCTAATTTAAAACGCCAAAGCACATTCTTACAAGAGCCCATTTTTAATTCACACCACTCTGAAACAGAGTTAATGCGTTACATTAAGTTATTGGAGCGTAAAGATTTAGCCTTAAACCATTCTATGATATCCTTGGGATCTTGTACCATGAAATTAAATGCTGCTTCTGAAATGTTACCGCTAAGTTGGTTTAAATGGGGCAATATTCACCCTTTTGTACCAATTGCGCAAGCTCAAGGCTATCAAATCGTCCTTAAAGAGTTAGAAGATCAACTGACAGAAATTACCGGGTTTGCTGGCACTTCGTTGCAACCAAATTCTGGTGCGCAAGGAGAATTTGCTGGATTAATGGTCATTAGAGCTTATCACGAATCTCGTGGTGATCACCACAGAAATATTTGTATAATTCCATCTTCGGCACACGGAACAAATCCTGCAAGTGCAGTTATGGCCGGAATGAAAGTCGTTGTTACTAAATCTACCGAGGAAGGCAATATCGATGTTGATGATTTACGCGAGAAAGCAGAATTACATGCCGCTAATTTATCTGCCTTAATGGTGACGTATCCATCAACTCATGGTGTCTATGAATCTGCAATTAAAGAAATCACACAAATCATTCATGATAATGGCGGACAAGTGTATATGGATGGTGCCAATATGAATGCTCAAGTTGGTTTAACGCATCCAGGAAATATTGGTGCTGATGTATGTCACCTGAACTTACACAAAACCTTTGCAATTCCTCATGGAGGAGGCGGACCAGGGGTAGGACCAATTTGCGTCGCTAAACAATTAGTACCATTCCTACCGAGCAACCCCTTGATTAAAACTGGAGGAGATCAAGCTATAACCGCTATTTCTGCTGCTCCTTTCGGATCTTCATTAGCGTGTTTAATCTCTTATGGTTACATCAAAATGTTAGGTGCTACAGGATTAAAACGCGCCACGGAAGTCGCAATTCTGAATGCCAATTACATTAAAAAACGTTTAGAAGGTGCTTTCGAAACACTGTACTCAGGAGAACGTGGACGTGCAGCTCATGAGATGATCATTGATTGTCGTCCATTTAAAGCTCATGGTATTGAAGTTGTAGATATCGCCAAACGATTAATGGATTATGGGTTTCATGCACCTACCGTATCTTTCCCAGTAGCAGGGACAATGATGATTGAACCAACGGAAAGTGAAAGTAAAGATGAAATGGATCGTTTTTGTGATGCCATGATTTCTATCAGACATGAGATTGAACGAATTTCAAAAGAAGATGATAATAACATACTCAAAAATGCACCACATACGCTTAGTATGATTACTGATGATGAATGGTTGCTACCATATACTCGTCAGCAAGCCGCATTTCCATTAGATTATGTGAGAGATAATAAATTTTGGCCTAGTGTACGTCGTGTAGACGATGCTTATGGTGACAGAAATTTAATTTGCACTTGTGCGCCAATTGAAATGTATATGGAAGCATAA
- a CDS encoding sigma-70 family RNA polymerase sigma factor: MPKHVIDPNQWINLYSDYLFNYTITRVSDSDIAKDLIQDTFVAGLNSMKNFKGEASERTWLISILKRKIIDHYRKINSNKGKAEVRMTYSGDENDGDWLEERVADPFDKTAEDHLENTELGYAIDKCLNKLPKKQAQVFEMKTILNYETEAICNELGITSSNLWVIIHRARTAMARCLEKNWF, encoded by the coding sequence ATGCCAAAGCACGTCATAGATCCAAATCAGTGGATTAACCTGTATTCTGATTATCTTTTTAATTATACCATCACTCGTGTGAGTGATAGTGACATTGCTAAAGATCTTATACAAGATACTTTCGTTGCAGGTTTAAACTCTATGAAAAATTTTAAAGGTGAAGCAAGCGAACGCACTTGGCTCATTTCGATTTTGAAACGAAAGATTATCGATCATTATCGTAAAATCAACTCTAATAAAGGTAAAGCCGAAGTAAGAATGACCTACAGCGGTGATGAAAATGATGGTGATTGGCTAGAAGAACGCGTGGCAGATCCGTTTGATAAAACAGCTGAAGACCATCTAGAAAACACCGAACTTGGATATGCCATAGATAAGTGTTTGAATAAACTCCCAAAAAAACAAGCCCAAGTATTTGAAATGAAAACCATTTTAAATTATGAGACTGAAGCAATCTGTAATGAATTAGGAATTACTTCGTCTAATTTATGGGTAATTATCCATAGAGCTAGAACAGCAATGGCGAGATGTCTAGAAAAAAATTGGTTTTAA